A genomic window from Terrisporobacter glycolicus ATCC 14880 = DSM 1288 includes:
- a CDS encoding anaerobic ribonucleoside triphosphate reductase produces the protein MLEYIRKRDGRIVKLNEDRITRAIFKAASEVAKEEGIVPSYEMSEDLSQNVIKILNSKFNDTIPGVEDIQNIVVKVLIEDGHARTSEKYITYRNERSRIRNSRTRLMKSISQITFEDASDANIKRENANIDGNTAMGTMLQYGSAVSKEFCKTFVLKPEHVNAHDSGDIHIHDMDFLNMGTLTCCQIKLDKLFKNGFSTGHGFLREPNSIMSYGALAAIAIQSDQNDQHGGQSIPFFDYDMSKGVYKTFKKLYIDNLLKGMELLVNKSDVEKLREIVYSTEYETKLKVGLKQDDKYKFLEREKLIEEFNIDLNTAIRIQEFAYKEAYKETDKQTYQSMEGFIHNLNTMHSRAGAQVPFSSINFGTDISLEGRMVSKNLLLSMEKGLGNGETAIFPILIFKVKEGINLNESDPNYDLFKLSCRVSAKRLFPNFSFLDAPFNIEYYEPNNPETEATYMGCRTRVMSNVCGKNEVSGRGNLSFTTINLPRLGIEHGIIKNDKTDLDGFFKDLDNKIALVIDELLERMEIQGNKKVKNFPFLMGQGIWRDSDKLNYDDKLDEVIKQGTLTLGFIGLAECLIALIGKHHGESEEAQELGLKIISHMRKRMDEATDKYKLNFSLIATPAEGLSGRFTDIDKNIYGEIKGITDKEYYTNSFHVPVYYNINAYDKIKKEAPYHSLTNGGHITYVELDGDTSNNLEAFETIIRAMKESGIGYGSVNHPVDRDPICGYSGVIEGFICPKCGRNEKDGDIKFERIRRITGYLVGTVDRFNDAKKAEVRDRVKHK, from the coding sequence ATGTTAGAATATATTAGAAAAAGGGATGGAAGAATCGTAAAACTTAATGAAGATAGAATAACGAGAGCCATATTTAAAGCAGCTAGTGAAGTTGCAAAAGAAGAGGGAATAGTACCTAGTTATGAAATGTCCGAAGATTTAAGTCAAAATGTAATAAAGATACTAAACTCTAAGTTTAATGACACAATTCCAGGAGTTGAAGATATACAAAATATTGTAGTAAAAGTTTTGATAGAAGATGGTCATGCTAGAACTAGTGAGAAGTACATTACATATAGAAATGAAAGAAGTAGAATCAGAAACTCTCGTACAAGACTTATGAAGTCGATAAGTCAAATAACATTTGAAGATGCTAGTGATGCTAATATAAAAAGGGAAAATGCTAATATTGATGGAAATACTGCGATGGGAACAATGCTGCAGTATGGAAGTGCAGTTTCAAAAGAATTTTGCAAAACTTTTGTATTAAAGCCTGAACACGTTAATGCTCATGATAGCGGAGATATACACATACATGATATGGACTTTCTTAATATGGGAACATTAACATGTTGTCAAATTAAGCTAGATAAACTTTTTAAAAATGGATTTTCAACAGGTCATGGTTTTCTAAGAGAGCCAAACAGTATTATGAGTTATGGTGCTTTAGCAGCAATTGCGATTCAGAGTGATCAAAATGATCAACATGGAGGTCAAAGTATACCATTTTTTGATTATGACATGTCCAAAGGTGTATATAAGACTTTTAAAAAATTATATATAGATAATTTGCTAAAAGGTATGGAATTATTAGTAAATAAAAGTGACGTTGAAAAATTAAGAGAGATAGTATACTCTACAGAATATGAAACAAAATTAAAAGTTGGATTGAAACAAGATGATAAATATAAATTCTTGGAAAGAGAAAAGTTAATTGAAGAGTTTAATATTGATTTAAATACAGCAATTAGAATCCAAGAATTCGCATATAAAGAGGCATATAAAGAAACAGACAAACAGACATATCAATCTATGGAAGGTTTTATACATAATCTAAATACAATGCACTCTAGAGCAGGAGCTCAAGTACCTTTTTCAAGTATAAATTTTGGGACAGATATATCGTTAGAAGGTAGAATGGTAAGTAAAAATCTATTATTATCAATGGAAAAAGGTTTAGGAAATGGTGAAACAGCTATATTCCCTATACTTATATTTAAGGTAAAAGAAGGTATTAACTTAAATGAAAGTGATCCTAACTATGATTTATTTAAATTATCCTGTAGGGTATCAGCAAAAAGATTGTTTCCTAATTTTAGTTTCTTAGATGCACCATTTAATATAGAGTACTATGAACCTAATAATCCAGAAACAGAAGCAACTTATATGGGATGCAGAACGAGAGTAATGAGCAATGTGTGTGGGAAAAATGAAGTTAGCGGTAGAGGTAATTTATCTTTTACAACTATAAACTTACCTAGACTTGGTATAGAACACGGAATAATAAAAAATGATAAAACTGATTTAGATGGTTTCTTTAAGGATCTAGATAATAAAATAGCATTAGTAATAGATGAATTATTAGAAAGAATGGAGATACAAGGAAATAAAAAAGTTAAGAATTTTCCTTTCTTGATGGGTCAAGGTATATGGAGAGATTCAGACAAATTAAACTATGATGACAAATTAGACGAAGTAATTAAACAAGGAACTCTGACACTTGGCTTTATTGGTTTAGCTGAGTGTTTAATAGCGTTAATAGGAAAACATCATGGGGAAAGTGAAGAGGCCCAAGAGTTAGGATTGAAAATAATATCACATATGCGTAAAAGAATGGATGAAGCCACTGACAAGTATAAATTAAACTTTTCTTTAATAGCAACACCGGCAGAAGGATTATCAGGTAGATTTACAGACATAGATAAGAATATATACGGTGAAATAAAAGGGATAACAGATAAAGAATATTATACAAATTCATTCCATGTACCTGTTTACTACAACATAAATGCATATGATAAGATAAAAAAAGAAGCACCTTATCATTCCTTAACAAATGGAGGGCATATTACATATGTGGAACTAGATGGAGATACATCAAATAATTTAGAGGCTTTTGAAACAATAATAAGAGCGATGAAAGAATCTGGAATAGGATATGGTAGCGTAAACCATCCAGTAGATAGAGATCCTATATGTGGTTATTCTGGAGTCATAGAAGGATTTATATGTCCAAAGTGTGGAAGAAATGAAAAAGATGGTGATATAAAATTTGAGAGAATAAGAAGAATAACAGGATATTTAGTAGGAACTGTAGATAGATTTAATGATGCAAAAAAGGCAGAAGTTAGAGATAGAGTTAAACATAAATAA
- the nrdG gene encoding anaerobic ribonucleoside-triphosphate reductase activating protein — MKLRLASELTYDSIVDGPGLRMVVWTQGCIHNCYKCHNPQTHKLEGGIIVDTDYVIDEVKKLKLHRGITLSGGEPFLQPKALSLIAKLAQLENLDVWCYTGFEFEYLINKENPLYMQNKTLLQYIDVLIDGKFVYEKKDIGLKFRGSSNQRIIDVKSSLEANEVILKDEYVEKSLHMVK, encoded by the coding sequence ATGAAATTAAGATTGGCCTCAGAGTTGACGTATGATAGTATTGTAGATGGACCTGGACTTAGAATGGTTGTCTGGACGCAAGGTTGCATACATAATTGTTATAAATGCCATAACCCTCAAACGCATAAATTAGAAGGTGGAATTATTGTTGACACAGATTATGTTATAGATGAAGTAAAAAAACTTAAATTGCATAGGGGAATAACCTTATCAGGTGGAGAACCGTTTCTACAACCAAAGGCATTATCATTAATTGCAAAATTAGCACAGTTAGAGAATTTAGATGTGTGGTGTTATACTGGTTTTGAATTTGAATACTTAATAAACAAAGAGAATCCTTTATATATGCAGAACAAAACTTTATTACAATATATAGACGTATTAATAGATGGAAAATTTGTATATGAAAAAAAAGACATAGGATTAAAATTTAGAGGATCATCAAATCAAAGGATAATCGATGTTAAAAGTAGCTTGGAAGCAAATGAAGTGATATTAAAAGATGAATATGTAGAGAAAAGTCTGCATATGGTAAAATAG
- a CDS encoding pyridoxal phosphate-dependent aminotransferase, with amino-acid sequence MLSNRLSIISPSCTIGISSKVKKMRETGKNVISLSIGEPDFNVPKKALECGVKSLNENCTKYDLVPGLTILRNEICKKLLDENNCCYSSDEIVLSSGAKNAITNALLVVTDPGDEVLIPKPYWVSYSEMTKLVNAVPVPIETNKSNDFKLTAGLLEKYITDKTKMLLLNNPSNPTGSVYTKEELLEIVNVCLDKNIYILSDEIYERICYNDKFVSVASLGEEVKNITITVNGFAKSSAMTGLRLGYTASNKEIAKGISSIQGHLVSHPSLTAQYIGYGALKYCKDDIDNMVNTYRARRDLITAKLNTLKYVDYIYPNGAFYVFIDLSQVAKKYKYNESFSIEFCDEFLSKYNVAIVPGKAFGIDEYVRISYACSEDEFLEGLNRLENFILEIMN; translated from the coding sequence ATGTTATCTAATCGACTTAGTATTATCTCACCTTCTTGCACTATAGGAATTAGTTCAAAGGTAAAAAAAATGAGAGAAACAGGTAAAAATGTTATAAGTTTAAGCATAGGCGAACCAGATTTTAACGTTCCTAAAAAAGCTCTTGAATGCGGGGTTAAATCTTTAAATGAAAATTGCACAAAGTATGATTTAGTTCCTGGGTTAACTATACTTAGGAATGAAATTTGTAAAAAGTTGTTAGATGAAAATAACTGTTGTTATTCTTCAGATGAAATAGTTCTATCTAGTGGTGCAAAAAATGCTATAACAAATGCTTTATTAGTAGTTACTGATCCAGGAGATGAAGTTTTAATACCAAAACCATACTGGGTAAGTTATTCTGAAATGACTAAACTCGTTAATGCAGTTCCTGTACCAATTGAAACAAATAAGTCAAATGACTTTAAATTAACAGCAGGTTTATTAGAAAAATATATAACTGATAAAACTAAAATGCTTTTATTAAACAACCCTTCCAATCCAACAGGAAGTGTTTATACAAAAGAAGAGTTGTTAGAAATAGTAAATGTATGTTTAGATAAAAATATTTATATATTATCTGACGAAATTTACGAAAGAATTTGTTATAATGATAAATTTGTATCTGTTGCATCATTGGGAGAAGAAGTAAAAAATATTACTATTACTGTTAATGGATTCGCGAAATCATCAGCAATGACTGGACTTCGATTAGGGTATACTGCATCAAATAAAGAAATAGCTAAAGGAATTAGTTCAATACAAGGTCACTTAGTTTCTCATCCATCTTTAACAGCACAGTACATAGGATACGGAGCATTAAAGTATTGTAAAGATGATATAGATAATATGGTAAATACATACAGAGCTAGAAGAGATTTAATTACAGCTAAATTAAATACTCTTAAGTATGTAGACTATATTTATCCAAATGGTGCATTCTATGTATTTATAGATTTGTCGCAAGTTGCTAAAAAATATAAATATAATGAAAGTTTTTCTATTGAGTTTTGCGATGAATTCCTATCTAAATACAATGTAGCTATAGTTCCTGGAAAAGCTTTTGGAATCGATGAATATGTGCGTATATCTTATGCCTGCTCAGAAGATGAATTTTTAGAGGGATTAAATAGATTAGAAAATTTCATTTTAGAAATAATGAATTAA